Proteins encoded within one genomic window of Candidatus Cetobacterium colombiensis:
- the rplL gene encoding 50S ribosomal protein L7/L12, producing the protein MAFNKEQFIADLEAMSVLELRELVSALEEHFGVTAAAPVAVAAAEGPAVEEKTEFDVVLTAAGANKIAVIKEVRGITGLGLKEAKEVVDNGGTIKEGASKEEAEAIKAKLTEAGATVEVK; encoded by the coding sequence ATGGCGTTCAATAAAGAGCAATTTATAGCTGATTTAGAAGCTATGTCAGTATTAGAGTTAAGAGAATTAGTATCAGCTTTAGAGGAGCACTTCGGTGTTACTGCTGCTGCACCAGTAGCTGTAGCTGCTGCTGAGGGACCAGCTGTAGAGGAGAAGACAGAGTTTGACGTAGTATTAACTGCTGCTGGAGCTAACAAAATAGCTGTAATCAAAGAAGTAAGAGGAATTACTGGATTAGGATTAAAAGAAGCTAAAGAAGTAGTAGATAACGGTGGAACAATAAAAGAGGGAGCTTCTAAAGAAGAAGCTGAAGCTATAAAAGCTAAATTAACTGAAGCTGGAGCTACAGTAGAGGTTAAGTAA
- the rplJ gene encoding 50S ribosomal protein L10: MATQLKKELVAELVEKISKAQSIVLVDYQGLKVNQETELRKQMRENGAEYLVAKNRLFKIALAEAGIADKFDDLLEGTTAFAFGYADPVTPAKVVYDVEAAQAKANAKAKKTIFTIKGGVLTGKRVEAAEVVALAKLPSREQLLSMVLNGMLGPVRKLAYATVAIADKKEAAAE; this comes from the coding sequence ATGGCAACTCAATTAAAAAAAGAACTTGTAGCTGAATTAGTTGAAAAAATTTCTAAAGCTCAATCAATCGTTTTAGTTGATTATCAAGGTCTTAAAGTTAACCAAGAGACTGAGTTAAGAAAACAAATGAGAGAAAACGGAGCTGAGTACTTAGTTGCTAAGAACAGACTGTTCAAAATAGCACTAGCTGAGGCTGGTATTGCTGATAAATTCGATGATTTACTAGAGGGGACTACTGCATTTGCATTCGGATATGCTGATCCAGTAACTCCAGCGAAGGTAGTTTACGATGTAGAAGCAGCACAAGCAAAAGCAAACGCTAAAGCTAAGAAAACTATATTCACTATAAAAGGTGGAGTATTAACTGGTAAGAGAGTTGAAGCTGCAGAGGTAGTAGCACTAGCTAAATTACCATCTAGAGAGCAACTTCTTTCTATGGTTCTTAACGGAATGCTTGGACCAGTTAGAAAACTTGCTTATGCAACTGTGGCAATCGCTGATAAGAAAGAAGCAGCTGCTGAGTAA
- the rplA gene encoding 50S ribosomal protein L1: MANKRGKKYLEIAKLVEQGRLYEVKEALELVKKTRTANFVETVEIALRLGVDPRHADQQVRGTVVLPHGTGKTVKILAITSGANIEKALEAGADYAGAEEYIEKIQQGWFDFDIVIATPDMMPKLGRLGRILGTKGLMPNPKSGTVTPDIATAVSEFKKGKLAFRVDKLGSIHAPIGKADFSEEALLENFTAFINEIVRLKPSASKGQYLRTVAVSLTMGPGVKMDPVLVAKNA; encoded by the coding sequence ATGGCAAATAAAAGAGGTAAGAAATACCTAGAAATAGCTAAATTAGTTGAGCAAGGAAGACTATACGAGGTTAAAGAAGCTTTAGAACTTGTAAAAAAGACAAGAACAGCTAACTTCGTAGAGACAGTTGAGATTGCATTAAGATTAGGAGTAGATCCTAGACATGCTGATCAACAAGTTAGAGGTACAGTAGTACTTCCACACGGAACAGGAAAGACTGTTAAAATATTAGCAATCACTTCAGGAGCTAACATAGAGAAGGCTTTAGAAGCTGGAGCAGATTATGCTGGAGCAGAAGAGTATATCGAGAAAATCCAACAAGGTTGGTTCGATTTTGATATCGTAATCGCAACTCCAGATATGATGCCTAAATTAGGAAGATTAGGAAGAATCTTAGGAACTAAAGGTTTAATGCCTAACCCTAAGTCAGGAACAGTTACACCAGATATCGCAACGGCAGTATCTGAGTTCAAGAAAGGAAAACTTGCATTTAGAGTAGACAAGTTAGGATCAATCCATGCGCCAATCGGTAAAGCTGATTTCTCAGAAGAAGCTTTATTAGAGAACTTCACAGCGTTCATTAATGAGATTGTAAGACTTAAGCCATCTGCTTCTAAAGGTCAATACTTAAGAACTGTAGCAGTTTCTTTAACTATGGGACCAGGAGTTAAAATGGATCCAGTTTTAGTTGCAAAAAATGCATAA
- the rplK gene encoding 50S ribosomal protein L11, giving the protein MAKEVIGLIKLQLPAGKANPAPPVGPALGQHGVNIMEFCKAFNAKTQDKAGWIIPVEISVYNDRSFTFILKTPPASDLLKKAAGVQSGAQNSKKEVAGTITTAKLREIAETKMPDLNAGSVEAAMNIIAGSARSMGIKIED; this is encoded by the coding sequence ATGGCAAAAGAAGTAATCGGATTAATAAAACTACAATTACCTGCTGGAAAAGCTAACCCTGCTCCACCAGTAGGACCAGCATTAGGACAACACGGAGTTAACATCATGGAATTCTGTAAGGCGTTCAATGCAAAAACTCAAGATAAAGCGGGATGGATCATTCCAGTTGAAATATCTGTATATAACGACAGATCATTCACATTTATCTTAAAAACTCCACCAGCATCTGACTTATTAAAGAAAGCAGCTGGAGTACAATCAGGAGCTCAAAACTCTAAAAAAGAAGTAGCTGGAACAATAACTACAGCTAAATTAAGAGAAATTGCTGAAACTAAGATGCCAGATTTAAACGCTGGATCAGTAGAAGCTGCTATGAACATCATAGCTGGATCAGCAAGATCAATGGGAATCAAAATAGAGGACTAA